TCTTTTGGAGGTTGATAGATTACTCGTGTTTTCCACAAATGTTCCTAAATACTTTTGGAAGGAAGCAATACTTACAACAACCTACCTAATCAATAGAATGACAGAATACATGTATGGTGGTGtgggtaaaattaattttttttgcatatacCAGATATACACAATGGAAGCTTTAAACACACACTATACATGATGTAGCGGAAGCCTTCTAATAATCCGTTGATTCACTCACGAATACCGGATTATAGGACTCAAACAATAACTCGTTGATTCTTAAAGAATACTGaataaattgaagagaattaagggaaaatctcaacagaaattttattcaaaatcaattaattgaTCCGAAACCTCCTATAACAAAGAATTTATAggctaaaatttgaaaaacattcaaaaaccctaaatctcgaatcttaccaaaaaaaacaagattgagattttattatagaattaaaaatcagcaagaaataaggaaaatctcTCAAAACGGCATGTAAAAATTCACTCCATAATGAAAGTTATTAGGGAATCCATTATTTCCTAAAATAGAAAGATTGCTAATTTCGAGGCTTAAACGAAGGAATTTGTCCGAAAAAGCATAGGCCTCATCAGCAAAGCTGATGACTCGAAATCATTAGCCCGATTTCCTTAAAGTTAGCCTTTAAAATCGCCCAAATCGCACTTGTCATAAAATGCTAAGGCCATCTCATCCACATCAATACATAACTTGGATATTTAAGTAACACGCTATTTCATcacatgaaatacaataaatgaatacctAAAGTCTGATGTCAGGTTGGGGTATAGAAACAATTTCTGTACTGAGACCTTCTAAAAGAATTGTGTGTGtgatttgttaaaattaagTGTGATTAAAATAGGAGTCAATAATCAATCCTCATGGGTTTAACGCTCTATTCATcaatttattacttgttacaaTTCGTCCACTTGCAGGATAAAATTAGCAAACAATCAACATAAGTGCATCTTAGACCTCCTACAAGAAATAGGGATGATGGGTTACAAGCCACCTAACATACCTATGGATTCCACTACAAAACGTGGCACTGGCAAGGAGAGTGCTCCAATTGACAAAGGGCGACATCAAAGATTTGTGGGAAGGCTTATATACCTATCACACACTAGACAAGATATAGGCTTTTCTATAAGTATGGTGAGCCAATTCATGAATGATCCTAAAGAAGAGCACATGAAAGCAGTGTATCGAATCTAAGGTACTTGAAATCAACTCTAGAAAAaggattaaattttaaaaaaaccatTAACAGGGATGTGGAAGTGTATTGTGATGCAGACTGGGTCGGATCAGTTTAGGATCGAATGTCAACTTCTAGATATTGTTCATAGATGTGAGGAAACTTTGTTACTTGGCATAGTAAAAAGTAATCTATGGTTTCTTGAAGTAACACAGAGGCTGGGTTTAGGGGTATAGATCATGGCTTTTGTGAAGGAATGTGGTTGAGGAGACTCTTTtaagagataaagatccatgtTGAGAAGCCAATGAAGGTGTTATGTGATAACTAGTCTACCATTAGTAGCTTGCAAAAAAAATCCAGTCTATCATGACCGGACGAAGCATGTGGAAATTAACaggcattttatcaaagaaaagtTGGAAGAAGGAATATTTCAGTTCATTTATATACTCCTACACCTAGTCAAGTTGCAAACAAACCTACTAAAGTCTTACCGAGAAGAACATTGGAAGACTTGAGTTGCAAGCTTGGTCTGAATAATATATTCAGCCCAATTTGAGGAGGAGTGTGAAAAAATCACAACATTAGTTATTTCCTTTTGTATATGGGTTAATTTAAGAAACTAGTTATTTGTTTCTTGATTTACTTTATTTCAGAGTCTTATGAGAATCATGGTCATTATTTCCtgatttaattttcttctttttgagtTAGTTACCATAGTAGGAGTTTTGTCATTATGTTTCCTTATGTGGGGGATTCTTGTTACTCTTAAATTCTTCCCATTAAAGCCTTGTAATTCTTCATTGGAAAAAGTGGTGGAATAAGTAATGCAAAATATTTCTTCACCCTCTTCTTTTCTATGGTAAGGCGTGAATGTAGGACTCGATTTTTTCTTTACTTCCCAagcttctttttcctttaaggGAGAAAGATATAAAAAAGCATATTTAGAATGCCCTGGATGGTTACTCTTGTTAGTATATATACCCCTTTTTGTTGAGGGTATCAGCTTATGGTAAGCAGAAAATGCATACACCCACTATTGCAATTGACAAAGAAGAAGTAGTTGAAGAGTTCGGGATGAGATCTAATCTCGACTTTTGGGAAGAATAGGATGAAGGCAAAAAGATGCTTCTATGCATTGGGAGAAAATTGAGAGGTAGAGAAGTCATAGTAATCGAGAATGTCCAATACCTTTTGCTACGAAATCGAGATGAAAGGAGCAAATTTGCCCTTTCGCCTGACTGCATGGGCAATGTGGAGACTTAAAAGTGACGACCCAATCAACAGGAATTTTTGTAGTCGGAAAGGAATTTCTTGCTTTCTTCAAAGGAAAAAGGGTGTGGAGTAGTGGAATTAGTAGGGTGATTAACAAAGTTCACCTTGGAGTCAAGAATGGGTTAGCTTACAAAAGAGCCATGAatgcattgaaaagaatttgagattttgaagaaaatggaatttgaAGGAAAACAGTAAATGCAAATAAGCGTGCATCGTGTATGAAGAGGCCATTATTGTGAggattaaatttgaaataattaggATTAAAACACTACTGATATGGGAGGAAGGGCTCGATAAATAGttgtgaaaaattaattaattcataatgataggagataaaatacaaaagattagGAAGGAAGGACGAACAATTCTGAATTATACtttatttgttcaatttttgaaCTTTAAAAGTGAAGAACTTGTGATCAGGGTAAAGGTGAAGGGTTTGTCACATTATCGTCAAGTGAAATTTTCACAtcttaaataacaaaatacgaTAGGCTAATTCTGTAAAATGTCTAATCacatctaatttaatttaaatcatatctatACTAACTAATGTAGTTCAACACTCTAGACTCCAATCATTGTAGTTATTTGGACACTTAGGacctattttttttgttattttcgtaccgttttcaatttttacattttcaaaatagtaaaaacgtgtttactttcatattttcaaaaacgtatttttgaaaataagaaaaaaaattgtaaagaaaactcaaaatagcaAAAAGTCGTTTTGACtgtttttatcacaaatacgttcaaaatttttaaaaatcaaaaaacgctacagataaaaaaaaaaaaaaaactcattttcagcaatctcaaaataaatactcaaaatacaaaattgaaaatgaattcaaaacttaaaactaaaatacGAAGAGAAGAACCCCTTAAGTTTGATGCTTATAACTATATTCTACATTGATATTTTGTACTTTATCTCATATCACATCCATGCAAGTGTCAATCCaatttaagtgtttaaataatatttctataatatatattagacATTTACTGTTTCTATTAAATAAgacaatattattattctttttataattatatcccATCTTTAGCAAATACtttttaatgcaaaacttatataattttgtataaaacttttagataaaaattatcATGTCTGGGGTAAATAGACCTTACACcccttaaattttgataattagatTTGTCCATCTCTTAAACTGTAAAGCTTACCCCATCAATATTtaaggttgtgttctctttgtttttcaatttttaattttgagttttgaattcattttcagttttctgttttgataatctatttttagaaaattgagaacatattctctttgtcattttgaaaaactatttcttaaaactgaaaattagaaaatgcataaattttgaaaataatttttttatgatattttattcaataaatttgattattcagtaaattagaaatatttaatattaatatattattaaaaatatatatacattttaaatttaatgaattttgtaatattgttttcattacaataataaaatatgaataaataaatatatttcaagtttagagtttattttggatgaaaacacgtaaaataactttttgttgttttgagttttctttgtaattttttttttattttaaaatatatatttttaaaaataataaagagaacgtatttttactattttagaaaattaaaaattaaaaataacttgaaaatagtaTAGAGAACGCATTCTAAAGTTTTCAACATTAGTCACAAGAGCCAAAATTCAGGAGTTTCAAAAGTTTGGAAATTCATtagatgaattttaaaattcaaaaatgtttAAACCTAAATATCAAAGTTTAAAAAGTGTGTGAAAAATCTATTCTTAcactaatataaaaaatgttacttaaaatttaagtttGACACTTGAGATAGCACTCTATTATATTGGTGGCTTATATTGTGTTATATCAATATACGTACAAGATACCAATATAAAAAATCACCTTAAGTATCAAAATGAAGCatacaaataatatttctataacaatattataataatatgaaaagAGACTATTAATTATTTGTGAGCCACGACTGTTACATGCGAATCACAgagcataataataaattaataatcaaccACGCCAATTGGAAGCTCTACAAATTCCACAAAACCAGGTCAAGAGTACTAGACCTAGCTAGCAACTTTATAATTCATTTGTCTTCTTGTCAACAGTCGCAAGTGATAATACAACAGTCCCATTGTTTTGCCTGGCCACTGTTCAGATGCCATGCCTCCATTAGCCGGCCGATTCTCTACTGTTTAAGCTTAAGCTACacaactctataaataaaatgcCTTTGCTTTGAATACCCCCAACCAGCTAAGCCGAGGAAATTAAAGAGAGCTTCATTAACATTAATCCACAAGAAATCTGGAGATGGCCTCGTCGCGAATCTTGATTGCCATTGCTGTTCTTGCAATGGTTGTTGCTCCAGCTTTTGCAGTTGAGCATATTGTCGGAGATGAGAAAGGGTGGGCTCTCAACTTCGATTACCAAGCATGGTCCGAGGGGAAAGAGTTTCGAGTCGGCGACAAACTAGGTATGTTGActgaaacaaaacatttaatgtaaCTGCAATAACATATTGTGTTGATTTGATATCGTAGTCTAATCATATATATgttactctatatatatatataatccaaaCTTCAATTTGGTGCAGTATTCAAATACCCAGAAGGAGCTCACGACGTCCTCAAGGTGGACGGAGCAGCTTTCCAACAATGTGCGGCGCCGGCCACGGCCGAAGCTCTGACCTCCGGCGACGACGTGATTGAACTGGCAACGCCGGGAAGGAAATGGTACATTTGCGGCATTGGCAGACACTGCGAGGCTGGAAAAATGAAGCTTGCCATAACTGTTCTGCCTGAGCGGGTTGAATCTCCGGCATCTTCGCCTTCCGGCGATGAGGCACCGGGCCCCAACTCGTCTTCGGCGGCCAGCAGGATTGCTTTGCCCAAGTATGCTGCATGGATGGCTGGGTTCTTTGGGATCGTCTTCATGATTATGGTTTGATGTTGGAGAAGCAATTTTCCATTTATATTGCTTTTTTCTCTGTTCTTTTGTGTGGCCGTGAGATGAGAGATCTTATTCACGTAATATGTTATTTCCATGTtgctgttttttattttatttattttttcttttccttcaaaaagaATGATAGTAAATTATTTCTTTGAAG
The Diospyros lotus cultivar Yz01 chromosome 12, ASM1463336v1, whole genome shotgun sequence DNA segment above includes these coding regions:
- the LOC127787507 gene encoding blue copper protein 1a-like; protein product: MASSRILIAIAVLAMVVAPAFAVEHIVGDEKGWALNFDYQAWSEGKEFRVGDKLVFKYPEGAHDVLKVDGAAFQQCAAPATAEALTSGDDVIELATPGRKWYICGIGRHCEAGKMKLAITVLPERVESPASSPSGDEAPGPNSSSAASRIALPKYAAWMAGFFGIVFMIMV